A genome region from Baekduia alba includes the following:
- a CDS encoding VIT family protein — protein sequence MSEQVLPLPTSASTPSTPDAERRRLVLQRIQPGLIGLIDGTISTLAPIFAAAYLAGSRAALLVGLASALGAAISMGLSEGLSDDGSVTGRGSSLSRGVITGGATFLGGTFHALPFLISDLSTALAVAYVVVAIELVTIALIRKRFMHVALPVSLVQVTLGGVLVAVVGVLVGHA from the coding sequence GTGAGCGAACAGGTCCTGCCCCTTCCCACCTCGGCGTCGACCCCGTCGACGCCCGACGCCGAGCGCCGCCGGCTCGTCCTCCAGCGCATCCAGCCCGGGCTCATCGGGCTGATCGACGGCACGATCTCCACGCTCGCGCCGATCTTCGCCGCCGCCTACCTCGCCGGCTCGCGCGCCGCGCTGCTCGTCGGCCTCGCGTCCGCGCTCGGCGCCGCGATCTCGATGGGCCTCAGCGAGGGCCTGTCGGACGACGGCTCGGTCACCGGCCGCGGCTCGTCGCTCTCGCGCGGCGTCATCACCGGCGGCGCGACGTTCCTGGGCGGCACCTTCCACGCGCTGCCGTTCCTCATCTCCGACCTCTCGACCGCGCTGGCCGTCGCCTACGTCGTCGTCGCCATCGAGCTCGTGACGATCGCGCTGATCCGCAAGCGCTTCATGCACGTGGCGCTCCCGGTCTCGCTCGTCCAGGTCACGCTCGGCGGCGTGCTGGTCGCGGTCGTGGGCGTGCTCGTCGGACACGCCTGA
- a CDS encoding sensor histidine kinase, giving the protein MNLRTRLLLALLATSAVTLGVAALALLSPLQAKLDSQSRDAVKGAALATRQELETKLGQTRGSVTPDVDDILDTLSQRTDGRVGLFTADQRNVYAFSGITDPNADDLRQVVASGKSRGTSSRDGNGYAVAIAPHAKGVNVDRDIPVADQFFVLMVQKSDPGGSAVDVVRSAFLTAAVFGLGVALLLGIALSTGLSRRLGRLRRSALALARDGVNAPTPPVDDGRDEVGDLARALSSMQQALKRQEEARRAFVATASHELRTPLTSLQGNLELLLEDLDAGHLDVEDAGAVLRGGQEQLRRLANLASELLDLSRLDAGVELRHEPVEIGELARAVAAEFALRADARDVTLDVVPPTGPVWASGDPGAVARVARILIDNALRFTPPGEAIRIAAKYHGDRATLEVADRGPGVPMDEHDVIFERFQRGSRTGGEGGFGLGLAIGRELARRLDGELALATQTSSSGARFVLTLPIEMPRGSGDGSEPEDDHDENEAGDAPAEAPTLRATRDV; this is encoded by the coding sequence GTGAACCTGCGCACGCGCTTGTTGTTGGCGTTGCTGGCGACGAGCGCGGTGACGCTCGGCGTCGCGGCGCTGGCGCTCTTGTCCCCGTTGCAGGCCAAGCTGGACAGCCAGAGCCGGGACGCGGTCAAGGGCGCCGCGCTGGCGACGCGGCAGGAGCTCGAGACCAAGCTGGGCCAGACCCGCGGCAGCGTCACGCCCGACGTCGACGACATCCTCGACACGTTGTCGCAGCGGACCGACGGCCGTGTCGGCCTCTTCACCGCCGATCAACGCAACGTGTACGCCTTCAGCGGGATCACCGATCCCAACGCGGACGACCTCCGCCAGGTGGTCGCCTCCGGCAAGTCCCGCGGCACCTCGTCGCGTGACGGCAACGGGTACGCGGTGGCGATCGCGCCGCACGCCAAGGGCGTCAACGTCGACCGCGACATCCCGGTCGCCGACCAGTTCTTCGTGCTCATGGTGCAGAAGTCCGATCCCGGCGGCAGCGCCGTGGACGTTGTCCGCTCCGCGTTCCTGACCGCGGCGGTCTTCGGGCTCGGCGTCGCGCTGCTACTCGGGATCGCGCTGTCCACCGGGCTGTCGCGACGGCTCGGGCGCCTGCGGCGCTCGGCGCTCGCGCTGGCGCGTGACGGCGTGAACGCGCCGACGCCGCCGGTCGACGACGGCCGGGACGAGGTCGGGGATCTGGCGCGCGCGTTGTCGTCGATGCAGCAGGCGCTCAAGCGCCAGGAGGAAGCGCGGCGGGCGTTCGTCGCCACGGCGTCGCACGAGCTGCGCACGCCGCTGACGTCGCTGCAGGGCAACCTGGAGCTGTTGTTGGAGGACTTGGACGCCGGGCATCTGGACGTGGAGGACGCGGGCGCCGTGCTCCGCGGCGGCCAGGAGCAGCTGCGGCGGCTGGCGAACCTCGCCAGCGAGCTGCTGGACCTGTCGCGCCTGGACGCCGGCGTCGAGCTGCGCCACGAGCCGGTCGAGATCGGCGAGCTCGCCCGCGCGGTCGCCGCGGAGTTCGCGCTGCGCGCGGACGCGCGCGACGTGACGCTGGACGTCGTGCCGCCGACCGGGCCGGTCTGGGCGTCGGGCGACCCGGGCGCGGTGGCGCGCGTGGCGCGCATCCTGATCGACAACGCGCTGCGCTTCACGCCGCCGGGCGAGGCGATCCGGATCGCCGCCAAGTACCACGGCGACCGCGCGACGCTCGAGGTCGCCGACCGCGGGCCGGGCGTCCCGATGGACGAGCACGACGTGATCTTCGAGCGCTTCCAGCGCGGGTCGCGAACCGGCGGCGAGGGCGGCTTCGGCCTCGGCCTCGCGATCGGCCGCGAGCTGGCCCGGCGTCTGGACGGCGAGCTGGCGCTGGCGACGCAGACGTCCTCCAGCGGCGCCCGGTTCGTCCTCACGCTGCCCATCGAGATGCCCCGTGGCTCCGGCGACGGCAGTGAACCCGAGGACGACCACGACGAGAACGAGGCCGGCGACGCACCGGCCGAAGCACCGACGCTCCGCGCGACGCGAGACGTCTAG
- a CDS encoding ferric reductase-like transmembrane domain-containing protein: MNNPFDYTFWLASRAAGIVGFVALGAVAILGLVSALRLVEPKTAARMKPWHERLALTGLACITAHGLLLLGDAWLNPGLAGIAIPFTMAYRPLWTGLGITAFYCLAAFGLSFYQRRRIGARRWRSAHRFASVAFVLGGLHALMAGTDARSPLLLGIIIFLGVAIVGLAGARALGLPAKRKPATRRPAPRVAATP; this comes from the coding sequence ATGAACAACCCGTTCGACTACACCTTCTGGCTCGCCTCGCGCGCGGCCGGCATCGTCGGCTTCGTCGCGCTCGGCGCGGTCGCGATCCTCGGCCTCGTCTCCGCCCTGCGGCTCGTCGAGCCCAAGACCGCGGCGCGCATGAAGCCGTGGCACGAGCGCCTCGCGCTGACCGGCCTCGCGTGCATCACCGCGCACGGCCTGCTGCTCCTCGGCGACGCCTGGCTCAACCCCGGGCTGGCCGGCATCGCGATCCCCTTCACGATGGCCTACCGGCCGCTCTGGACGGGCCTCGGGATCACCGCGTTCTACTGCCTCGCGGCGTTCGGGCTGAGCTTCTACCAGCGCCGCCGCATCGGCGCCCGCCGGTGGCGCTCGGCGCACCGCTTCGCGTCCGTCGCCTTCGTGCTCGGCGGCCTTCACGCGCTGATGGCCGGCACCGACGCCCGCAGCCCGCTCCTGCTCGGGATCATCATCTTCCTCGGGGTCGCGATCGTCGGCCTGGCGGGGGCTCGCGCGCTCGGCCTGCCGGCCAAGCGGAAGCCCGCGACGCGGCGTCCGGCGCCGCGTGTCGCCGCGACGCCGTGA
- a CDS encoding class I SAM-dependent methyltransferase: MSFARDPATHAYYDARADEYDEWYAGEGRFGAPGRERPGWADEVQQLVALVDALPAARTLDVACGTGFLTRHLHGLAVGLDQSPAMIAIAQERLPDGLALVGDALALPFADGSFDRVLTGHFYGHLVPAERDTFLAEARRVARELIVIDSAPREDKPAETWDERVLNDGTTHRVFKRFLTAAEILEELGEAGGTGEALMDGRWFSAVRATLWAAELD, translated from the coding sequence ATGTCCTTCGCTCGCGATCCCGCCACCCACGCCTATTACGACGCGCGCGCCGACGAGTACGACGAGTGGTACGCCGGCGAGGGCCGCTTCGGCGCGCCCGGCCGTGAGCGGCCCGGCTGGGCCGACGAGGTGCAGCAGCTCGTCGCGCTCGTCGACGCGCTCCCGGCCGCGCGCACGCTCGACGTCGCCTGCGGCACCGGCTTCCTGACCCGCCACCTGCACGGCCTCGCCGTCGGCCTGGACCAGTCGCCCGCGATGATCGCGATCGCCCAGGAGCGCCTGCCCGACGGCCTCGCGCTGGTCGGCGACGCGCTGGCGCTCCCGTTCGCCGACGGCAGCTTCGACCGCGTCCTGACCGGCCACTTCTACGGCCACCTCGTGCCCGCCGAGCGCGACACGTTCCTGGCCGAGGCCCGCCGCGTCGCGCGCGAGCTGATCGTGATCGACTCCGCGCCGCGCGAGGACAAGCCCGCCGAGACGTGGGACGAGCGCGTCCTCAACGACGGCACCACCCACCGCGTCTTCAAGCGCTTCCTGACCGCCGCCGAGATCCTCGAGGAGCTCGGCGAGGCCGGCGGCACCGGCGAGGCGCTGATGGACGGCCGCTGGTTCAGCGCCGTCCGGGCGACGCTCTGGGCCGCCGAGCTGGACTGA
- a CDS encoding FAD:protein FMN transferase: MSLLDRSLPAMGATARIVLADRAPGAAASPRLTHAADDAQALLATLERQWTRFAPDSALNLLNDDPRTEVPAGAHVRALIRAGAWAGRISGGLVDMTLGAQIAQAGYDAHWDGSLAVPLAAALAAAPPRAAATPDPAARWQGLGVDRRAGTIRRPPGVTLDSGGLGKGLAADLVAARLTGLRYVVDVGGDLALGHGGRGHHEVVVRHPLTDAPAHVFRLGGGGVATSGIHRRLWRDRHGDPAHHLLDPSTGRPAWTGLLTATAVGRSALHAETLAKTALLQGAHGARTTLSALGGVLVHEDGAVEAVPALRRTALRAARDLAAATA, encoded by the coding sequence ATGAGCCTCCTGGACCGCAGCCTGCCCGCGATGGGCGCGACCGCGCGCATCGTGCTCGCCGACCGCGCGCCCGGCGCCGCCGCCTCGCCGAGGCTGACCCACGCGGCCGACGACGCCCAGGCGCTGCTCGCCACGCTCGAGCGCCAATGGACGCGCTTCGCGCCGGACTCGGCGCTCAACCTCCTCAACGACGACCCTCGCACCGAGGTTCCGGCCGGCGCGCACGTCCGCGCGCTCATCCGCGCCGGCGCGTGGGCCGGGCGCATCTCGGGCGGGCTCGTCGACATGACCTTGGGCGCCCAGATCGCCCAGGCGGGATACGACGCGCACTGGGACGGCTCCCTCGCCGTCCCGCTGGCCGCGGCGTTGGCGGCCGCTCCGCCCCGAGCGGCCGCCACGCCCGATCCCGCCGCGCGCTGGCAGGGCCTCGGCGTCGACCGCCGCGCCGGCACGATCCGCCGCCCGCCCGGCGTGACCCTGGACTCCGGCGGCCTCGGCAAGGGCCTCGCGGCCGACCTCGTCGCCGCGCGCCTGACCGGGCTGCGGTACGTCGTCGACGTCGGCGGCGACCTCGCGCTCGGCCACGGCGGCCGGGGACACCACGAGGTCGTCGTCCGCCACCCGCTCACCGACGCGCCCGCGCACGTCTTCCGCCTGGGCGGCGGCGGCGTCGCGACCTCCGGCATCCATCGCCGCCTCTGGCGCGACCGCCACGGGGACCCCGCGCACCACCTCCTGGACCCGAGCACGGGCCGCCCGGCGTGGACCGGGCTGCTGACCGCCACCGCCGTCGGTCGCAGCGCGCTCCACGCCGAGACGCTGGCCAAGACGGCGCTCCTGCAGGGCGCGCACGGCGCCCGCACGACCCTGTCCGCCCTGGGCGGCGTCCTCGTTCACGAGGACGGCGCCGTCGAGGCCGTCCCCGCGCTGCGCCGCACCGCCCTGCGCGCCGCCCGCGACCTGGCCGCCGCCACCGCCTAG
- a CDS encoding NAD(P)/FAD-dependent oxidoreductase has protein sequence MTLVDEPPTLPKNDDDGHGDTRPYVVIGGGPAGLSAGYLLAKAGRKVIVLEAEDQVGGLAKTVVDPDGYRFDLGGHRFFTKNKEVNDLWLEIMGDEFLMRPRMSRIFWRGKYLDYPLKGTDVIKKLGPVELVRCGVSYLWAAVKPKGKEETFEDWVSNRFGKRLFQHFFKSYTEKVWGVSTKELRADWAAQRIKNLNFFSAAKAAFLGNKDDITSLIDKFQYPRYGPGQMWEMMTNRIEEMGGEVRLESPAQQIDVEDGRVVRIHTPQGVIEPRGTISSLPLRHMVGLTSPGAPAEVQSAAQGLRYRDFLTVALVIDGQDLFPDNWIYIHEPNVRVGRIQNYRSWSPWMVPDPDTACVGLEYFAFKGDDLWTMDDDKLIELAKDELQQLGLARPEQVRRGYVVRVPLAYPMYDETYAQRVESIRSWLDPLEDFVQVGRNGLHRYNNSDHSMLSAMRAVDNILRNEGHDIWAVNVESVYHEEQTDADVEQPYAKLPKTVYETEPLVTEA, from the coding sequence ATGACGCTTGTCGACGAACCGCCGACGCTGCCCAAGAACGACGACGACGGCCACGGGGACACCCGCCCCTACGTCGTGATCGGCGGCGGCCCCGCCGGCCTGTCCGCCGGCTACCTGCTGGCCAAGGCCGGCCGGAAGGTCATCGTGCTCGAGGCCGAGGACCAGGTCGGTGGCCTGGCCAAGACGGTCGTCGACCCTGACGGCTACCGCTTCGACCTCGGCGGCCACCGGTTCTTCACCAAGAACAAGGAGGTCAACGACCTCTGGCTCGAGATCATGGGCGACGAGTTCCTGATGCGCCCGCGCATGTCGCGCATCTTCTGGCGCGGCAAGTACCTCGACTACCCGCTGAAGGGCACCGACGTCATCAAGAAGCTGGGCCCGGTCGAGCTCGTCCGCTGCGGGGTCTCCTACCTGTGGGCCGCGGTCAAGCCCAAGGGCAAGGAGGAGACCTTCGAGGACTGGGTCTCCAACCGCTTCGGCAAGCGCTTGTTCCAGCACTTCTTCAAGTCCTACACCGAGAAGGTCTGGGGCGTCTCCACCAAGGAGCTGCGCGCCGACTGGGCCGCGCAGCGGATCAAGAACCTCAACTTCTTCTCCGCCGCCAAGGCCGCGTTCCTCGGCAACAAGGACGACATCACGTCCCTCATCGACAAGTTCCAGTACCCGCGGTACGGACCGGGTCAGATGTGGGAGATGATGACCAACCGCATCGAGGAGATGGGCGGCGAGGTCCGCCTCGAGTCGCCGGCCCAGCAGATCGACGTCGAAGACGGCCGCGTGGTCCGCATCCACACGCCGCAGGGCGTCATCGAGCCGCGCGGCACGATCTCGTCGCTGCCGCTGCGCCACATGGTCGGCCTGACCTCGCCGGGCGCCCCGGCCGAGGTGCAGTCCGCCGCGCAGGGCCTGCGCTACCGCGACTTCCTGACGGTCGCGCTGGTCATCGACGGCCAGGACCTGTTCCCCGACAACTGGATCTACATCCACGAGCCGAACGTCCGCGTCGGCCGCATCCAGAACTACCGCTCGTGGTCGCCCTGGATGGTCCCGGATCCGGACACGGCCTGCGTCGGCCTGGAGTACTTCGCCTTCAAGGGCGACGACCTCTGGACCATGGACGACGACAAGCTCATCGAGCTGGCCAAGGACGAGCTCCAGCAGCTCGGCCTCGCCCGGCCCGAGCAGGTCCGCCGCGGCTACGTCGTGCGCGTCCCGCTCGCTTACCCGATGTACGACGAGACCTACGCCCAGCGCGTCGAGTCGATCCGCTCCTGGCTCGATCCGCTCGAGGACTTCGTCCAGGTCGGCCGCAACGGCCTGCACCGCTACAACAACTCGGATCACTCGATGCTGTCGGCGATGCGCGCGGTGGACAACATCCTGCGCAACGAGGGCCATGACATCTGGGCCGTCAACGTGGAGTCGGTCTACCACGAGGAGCAGACCGACGCCGACGTCGAGCAGCCCTACGCGAAGCTGCCCAAGACGGTCTACGAGACCGAGCCGCTGGTCACCGAGGCCTAG
- a CDS encoding glycosyltransferase family 39 protein — MSAVAEGPTTAPAPDAVASGAERSAPGRGSSWWRHSTPLKVVGVLAIMLLSVWLRSHAITAKFWIDEGLSVGIAHHDFWSIPGVLKKDGSPPLYYMLLHVWMGVIGGDGESRTHALSLLCATLTIPTGWWFGRRLFGERAAWATAALCATLPFLTYYAQETRMYALVALLGLCASGAFAMAYGMRSRGWIPAFSVLMVLTVYAHNWGLFLGIGFGAAFLVLLRGEPAEARRAFFRDGVLGFGLLVLLYLPWIPRLLFQAEHTGAPWAEAPDFNGLLNGLQSLVGGIETALLLLVVGVGGLATMRRRAEGAERSRAVVALAVAIGVAVALAWLASQASPAWATRYFSVFVGPALLLAGAGLVRFGKVGLVALAIVLVLWFDPRERQIRGKSDAYRVARTLKDQRLIDKGDLVLAVHPEYGPAMRYYLGGGYRWADALGPVNDNRVFDWRDALDRFKAAGPKRTLAKLEPSVKPGQHLILIMPIIRTASWGAPWTSEIRHRAPQWERALNQDKNFVRIGPVPSFKRRALPRGVRAIVYLRK, encoded by the coding sequence GTGAGCGCGGTGGCCGAGGGGCCCACGACGGCGCCCGCCCCGGACGCCGTCGCGTCTGGCGCTGAGCGCTCCGCGCCGGGGCGTGGGTCGTCCTGGTGGCGGCACTCGACGCCGCTGAAGGTCGTCGGCGTGCTGGCCATCATGCTGCTGTCGGTCTGGCTGCGGTCGCACGCGATCACCGCGAAGTTCTGGATCGACGAGGGCCTGAGCGTCGGGATCGCGCACCACGACTTCTGGTCGATCCCGGGCGTGCTGAAGAAGGACGGCTCGCCGCCGTTGTACTACATGCTGCTGCACGTCTGGATGGGCGTGATCGGCGGCGACGGCGAGTCCCGGACGCACGCGCTCTCGCTGCTGTGCGCGACGCTGACGATCCCGACCGGTTGGTGGTTTGGCCGGCGGCTGTTCGGCGAGCGCGCCGCATGGGCGACCGCCGCGCTGTGCGCGACGCTGCCGTTCCTGACGTACTACGCGCAGGAGACGCGGATGTACGCGTTGGTCGCGTTGTTGGGGTTGTGCGCGAGCGGCGCGTTCGCGATGGCCTACGGGATGCGGAGCCGGGGCTGGATCCCGGCATTCAGCGTCCTGATGGTGTTGACGGTGTACGCGCACAACTGGGGCCTGTTCCTGGGGATCGGCTTCGGCGCGGCGTTCCTGGTGCTGTTGCGCGGCGAGCCGGCGGAGGCGCGGCGCGCGTTCTTCCGCGACGGAGTCCTCGGCTTCGGCTTGTTGGTGCTGTTGTACCTGCCGTGGATCCCGCGGCTGCTGTTCCAGGCCGAGCACACCGGTGCGCCGTGGGCGGAGGCGCCCGACTTCAACGGCTTGTTGAACGGGTTGCAGAGCCTGGTCGGCGGGATCGAGACCGCGCTGCTGCTGCTCGTGGTCGGCGTCGGCGGGCTGGCGACGATGCGGCGCCGGGCCGAGGGCGCCGAGCGCTCGCGCGCCGTCGTCGCGTTGGCCGTGGCGATCGGGGTCGCGGTCGCGCTGGCGTGGTTGGCGTCGCAGGCGTCGCCCGCGTGGGCGACGCGCTACTTCAGCGTCTTCGTCGGGCCGGCGCTGCTGCTGGCGGGCGCCGGGCTGGTCCGGTTCGGGAAGGTCGGCCTGGTGGCGCTGGCGATCGTGCTGGTGCTCTGGTTCGACCCGCGCGAGCGCCAGATCCGCGGCAAGTCCGACGCCTACCGCGTCGCCCGGACCCTGAAGGACCAGCGGCTCATCGACAAGGGCGACCTCGTCCTGGCCGTCCACCCGGAGTACGGGCCGGCGATGCGCTACTACCTCGGCGGCGGCTATCGCTGGGCCGACGCGCTCGGCCCGGTGAACGACAACCGGGTCTTCGACTGGCGCGACGCCCTGGACCGCTTCAAGGCCGCCGGCCCGAAGCGCACGCTCGCCAAGCTCGAGCCCTCCGTCAAGCCCGGCCAGCACCTCATCCTGATCATGCCGATCATCCGCACGGCATCCTGGGGCGCACCCTGGACCTCCGAGATCCGCCACCGCGCGCCCCAATGGGAACGCGCGCTCAACCAGGACAAGAACTTCGTCCGCATCGGCCCGGTGCCGTCCTTCAAGAGGCGCGCCCTCCCTCGCGGGGTCCGGGCGATCGTGTACTTGCGCAAGTAG
- a CDS encoding Fur family transcriptional regulator has product MKGTRTSEVEIDADAAAEARLVAALRERGQRVTSQRLVIGRLLRELDRHVTAEEVLRRASEQLPGVSLPTVYATLDLLAELGEARRVSVGGPVLYDPRVADHAHLRCRVCGRVEDLEIPLDTAHALHAARATGFDAEGAELVVEGRCADCSARDAAPAAAR; this is encoded by the coding sequence ATGAAGGGCACCCGAACTTCCGAGGTCGAGATCGACGCCGACGCGGCCGCCGAGGCGCGCCTCGTCGCGGCCCTGCGCGAGCGCGGCCAGCGCGTCACCTCACAGCGGCTGGTCATCGGCCGGCTGCTGCGCGAGCTCGACCGCCACGTCACGGCCGAAGAGGTCCTGCGCCGCGCGTCCGAGCAACTGCCAGGCGTGTCGCTGCCGACGGTCTACGCCACGCTCGACCTCCTGGCTGAGCTGGGCGAGGCCCGCCGCGTGAGCGTCGGCGGCCCGGTGCTCTACGACCCACGCGTGGCCGACCACGCGCACCTGCGCTGCCGCGTCTGCGGCCGCGTCGAGGACCTCGAGATCCCTCTCGACACCGCCCACGCGCTTCACGCCGCCCGCGCCACCGGCTTCGACGCCGAAGGCGCCGAGCTGGTCGTCGAAGGCCGCTGCGCCGACTGCTCGGCGCGCGACGCGGCCCCCGCCGCCGCTCGCTAG
- a CDS encoding dihydrofolate reductase family protein, whose amino-acid sequence MDIILIDFMTLDGVVQAPGGSEEDTEAGFAHGGWSAPYFDVDVMGSAIGEIMDRSDALLFGRRTWQGMAAAWPERAGDPFADTMNAITKHVASRTLSEDDLTWSNSRLLPADDALGAIRELRGREGGALQIWGSADLAQQLIEHALVDEYVILLEPILLGGGKRVFPDDGVARPLELVDVKTASTGVLVCTYRPARG is encoded by the coding sequence ATGGACATCATCCTCATCGACTTCATGACCTTGGACGGCGTGGTGCAAGCGCCCGGCGGGTCTGAGGAGGACACCGAGGCCGGGTTCGCCCACGGCGGCTGGTCGGCGCCGTACTTCGACGTCGACGTGATGGGCAGCGCCATCGGCGAGATCATGGACCGGTCGGACGCGCTGCTGTTCGGACGGCGCACGTGGCAGGGCATGGCCGCGGCGTGGCCCGAGCGCGCCGGCGATCCGTTCGCCGACACGATGAACGCCATCACGAAGCACGTGGCGTCGCGCACGCTGAGCGAGGACGACCTCACGTGGTCGAACTCGCGGCTGCTGCCCGCCGACGACGCGCTCGGCGCGATCCGCGAGCTGCGCGGAAGGGAGGGCGGCGCGCTGCAGATCTGGGGCAGCGCGGACCTCGCCCAGCAGCTGATCGAGCACGCCCTCGTCGACGAGTACGTGATCCTGCTCGAGCCGATCCTGCTCGGCGGCGGCAAGCGGGTCTTCCCCGACGACGGGGTCGCACGCCCGCTGGAGCTCGTCGACGTCAAGACCGCGAGCACCGGCGTCCTGGTCTGCACGTACCGCCCGGCGCGCGGCTGA